In one window of Drosophila ananassae strain 14024-0371.13 chromosome XR, ASM1763931v2, whole genome shotgun sequence DNA:
- the LOC6504959 gene encoding serine protease SP24D, with the protein MSLIFRAFFLLLCVGGILAKGKKNDTDIEPRIVGGTRATAGQFPHQISLRRRGSFICGGSILSNNYVLTAAHCVKSGNNVAPASQLDIQAGSLTLSEGGVRVKVAAVTVHPSYKGRGNDVAVLRLEKNLDFSSQIKAIKLATSDPPNDATVEISGWGRTSQGGPISNNLLYLRVKHISRDTCRRKYMRDLYDTTMCLLHDAKKGACNGDSGGPATYEGQLVGVASFVIGGCARAAPDGYERVSKLGQWIRENAHL; encoded by the exons ATGTCTTTAATCTTCCGGGCATTTTTCCTTCTCCTGTGCGTTGGCGGAATCCTGGCAAAGGGGAAGAAAAACGACACGGATATCGAGCCCCGCATTGTGGGCGGCACCCGGGCCACAGCCGGACAATTTCCGCATCAGATCTCACTCCGTCGCCGAGGCAGTTTCATTTGTGGAGGATCCATCCTTTCCAACAACTATGTCCTCACCGCCGCCCATTGCGTCAAGTCGGGTAATAATGT AGCTCCAGCCAGCCAACTGGACATTCAGGCGGGAAGTCTGACCCTTAGCGAGGGCGGAGTTCGCGTGAAAGTGGCCGCTGTTACAGTACACCCCTCCTACAAGGGAAGGGGAAACGACGTGGCAGTCCTTCGATTGGAGAAAAATCTCGACTTCAGTTCCCAGATCAAAGCCATCAAGCTGGCCACCAGCGATCCGCCCAACGATGCCACCGTGGAGATCTCCGGATGGGGGAGGACTTCCCAGGGCGGGCCCATATCCAATAACTTACTGTACCTCCGCGTGAAGCACATATCGAGGGATACTTGTCGGCGGAAGTACATGCGCGATTTGTACGACACGACCATGTGCCTGTTGCACGACGCCAAGAAGGGAGCTTGCAACGGGGACTCCGGCGGACCGGCCACCTACGAGGGGCAGCTGGTGGGCGTGGCCAGCTTCGTCATAGGAGGCTGTGCCAGGGCAGCTCCCGATGGCTACGAAAGGGTCTCCAAACTGGGCCAATGGATCAGGGAGAATGCCCATTTGTAA
- the LOC123257691 gene encoding chymotrypsin-1: MQQKYLILGAIALAMVGVAQAGGRIFGGEEAGPNDTPYAASLRVDNAHACGACIMSPNTLLTAAHCAHRDNKLLDPSRISVRVGTTNQYAGGKIAHVESVTVHPSYDNLKNNLAIIRLSEPLTFTDRIQAIEVADSGEALPEAGSEVSVAGWGRTVEGTASYKIRELGLHVAEEATCLDAYSDHDSTSFCLAHELKQGTCHGDGGSGAVYQNKLIGISSFVVGACGSRYPDVFVRLSAYSEWIQEQLA; the protein is encoded by the exons atgCAGCAGAAATATTTGATTCTGGGAGCGATCGCCTTGGCCATGGTGGGCGTGGCCCAGGCAGGCGGAAGGATTTTTGGCGGCGAGGAGGCGGGGCCCAACGACACGCCCTACGCCGCCTCCCTGCGAGTGGACAACGCCCACGCATGCGGAGCGTGTATCATGTCCCCGAATACCCTTCTCACCGCCGCCCACTGTGCGCATCGCGACAACAAACT aTTGGACCCTAGTCGCATTTCTGTCCGAGTGGGCACCACGAACCAGTACGCCGGCGGAAAGATCGCCCACGTGGAGTCGGTGACGGTCCACCCGAGCTACGACAACTTGAAGAACAACCTGGCCATCATAAGGCTGAGCGAGCCCCTGACCTTCACCGACAGGATCCAAGCTATCGAGGTGGCCGACAGCGGGGAGGCGCTGCCCGAGGCGGGTTCAGAGGTTAGTGTGGCCGGGTGGGGCCGCACTGTCGAGGGCACCGCCTCCTACAAGATCCGGGAGCTGGGTCTCCATGTGGCCGAGGAAGCGACCTGTCTGGACGCCTACAGCGATCACGACAGCACCAGCTTCTGCCTGGCCCACGAGCTCAAGCAGGGCACCTGCCACGGAGACGGTGGCAGCGGGGCCGTTTACCAAAACAAGCTGATTGGCATCAGCAGCTTTGTGGTCGGCGCCTGTGGCTCCCGCTACCCGGACGTCTTTGTCCGCCTTTCGGCCTACTCTGAGTGGATCCAAGAGCAGTTGGCTTGA